The Novipirellula galeiformis nucleotide sequence TCAGGAAGTTGCATACGGTGTCAAAGTAAAGGGAAGTATTGAGGCGTTGAGTTGGAGCGGTTGATGCGATCGTAGCTACCGTCGCCCGACGGTGGATGGTCTTGTTCGTGATCCACGCTCTGGCGAACGTAGCTACCGTCGCCAGACGGTGGCCGGTCTTGTTCGCGATCCACGCTCTGGCGAACGTAGCTACCGTCGCCAGACGGTGGCCGGTCTTGTTCGTGATCCACGCTCTGGCGAGCGTAGCTACCGTCGCCCGACGGTGGCCGGTTTTGTTCGTGATCCACGCGCTAGCAAACGTAGCTACCGTCGCCCGACGGTGGATGGTCTTGTTCGTGATCCACGCTCTGGCGAACGTAGCTACCGTCGCCCGACGGTGGCCGGTTTTGTTCGTGATCCACACTCTGGCGAGCGTAGCTACCGTCGCCAGACGGTGGCCGGTTTTGTTCGTGATCCACGCGTTAGAGAGCGTAGCTACCGTCGCCCGACGGTGGATGGTCTTGTTCGTGATCCACGTGCTAGCGAACGTAGCTACCGTCGCCAGACGGTGGATGGACGACCATTTATCCATCATTCATTTTTTCATTCATTGCCCGAAACAGTCCGTTCTTTTGCAGGAATGAATGCGTCTTCCAAAATCGCGGCCAAAAGTCTTCCTGCCACAAACTCAATTCGGGATACCCCGGCACGAGGCATCCTGTGTACTTGTACTGACGAAAACCATTCGGTGTCACTAATTCAGCCCGTTCAGGATTGCGAGCGATGTAATCGACGAGATCGGTGAATGCTGAGTCTTTCCGTTCGTCGTCACGAAGCACTCGATCATGAGGCTGATGTTGGAAGCGGAATCCAATCTTGCTAAGTGCTTCATTGACATGTTTGCGAAAGTACTTGGATGCCTTCAATTGATCCGACCGCTCATCAATGCCAATCCAGACCGTGTGCAGATGGTCGGGCATCAAACAGAAAATCGGACATGTGAACGCGTAGCGAAATGCTGTATGGGTGAGCAATTCCCGAAACTTATAGAGGAACACCGGTCGCAGCCAGCCTGTCTTGCGGCCTTGAATTGTCATCGTCCAATGGACGTAGGCATGGCCGTGATAGTACTCCGGCCCCAGTCGCGGAAGATGCTTTTTTTCGTTGCTGGGCATTGGATTATGGCAGTGGTCGGGGTCCGGTCGTTTGTCTGAGTGAAATTCGAATTATCCACGTTTCGTGGTCGCGTAGCTACCGTCGCCCGACGGTGGCCGGTCTTGTTCGCGATCCACGCTCTGGCGAACGTAGCTACCGTCGCCCGACGGTGGCCGGTTTTGTTCGTGATCCACGCTCTGGCGAGCGTAGCTACGTCGCCCGACGGTGGCCGGTTTTGTTCGTGATCCACGCTCTGGCGAACGTAGCTACCGTCGCCAGACGGTGGCCGGTTTTGTTCGTGATCCACGCTCTGGCGAGCGTAGCTACCGTCGCCCGACGGTGGCCGGTTTTGTTCGTGATCCACGCTCTGGCGAGCGTAGCTACGTCGCCCGACGGTGGATGGTCTTGTTCGCGATCCACGCTCTGGCGAACGTAGCTACCGTCGCCCGACGGTGGCCGGTCTTGTTCGTGATCCACGCTCTGGCGAACGTAGCTACCGTCGCCCGACGGTGGCCGGTTTTGTTCGTGATCCACGCTCTGGCGAGCGTAGCTACGTCCGCTACGCTTTCACCGTCCGCCCGGCCTCTGTCCTGCACCGGGGCGGCCTTGACCGCCCTGACGTGCACCGCCCCCGCCGCCCGGAAAGTGACTGCGTCCATTGACCATGCCAGCCGATTTGTCTTCATCCAGCCAGACCGTGAATTCTTGTTGTACCGACTTACACCAACCCTTTTCTTTGTTGCACGCAAAGTACTGAATCTTTACCGAGATCGGTTTGTCCGCGTCCCAATCCTTCACGTCGACCAGAAACTCGCGTGGCTCATTGTCGGATTCGACCTGCAAACGCTTTGAATGCCCCGTCGCCGGAGAAACGGTCGCCCCTTCAGCAACAATCTTGTACTCCGGTGGACTGGCCAGGTTGTTCCAACTTGCTCCCAGCACCGGGTCTTGGCGAAAGCCCAGATACAGCTTACCTGATCTGGTCTCGATCAATTGTTGGTCCGCCTCGGGACGCAGTTTCACATAGCGGTTGGACTGATTGAATTCGATGGATCGCAAGGCAGAGACGGGATTGCTTTTCCCGCCCGACTCGACTCGCAACGGGACCGCTTTCCCTTCCACGCTAACTCGTTCCAAGAGCATTTCGCTTTCGGGTGTGAGGTGACGCTCGAAGCGAGGAAGGTTCAAGTCTACGGCGGTGGTCAGTGTTTCCGGCTTGCCGACCAGACTCTCCAACGACTCACGAAGGCTTGAGCCGCGGCCCCATGAATCACGATGAACCACTTTGCCCGACGAGTCGAACACAAACTGTGAATTCGGAGTCCCCATAAAATAAGTTTTCATTTGGTTGTCCATCGGATCAGTCAACCAGGGGATTTGCGTTCGCAGGAGTTCCTTGGCATGATCGACTTGAGCGAATCGGTCCTCGATCGATGACGGCTGCACGAATCCCCAATTCTCTGGGTGAGCCAGAGACTGGTACAGGAAGTAGAAGTCAACGCCTCGATCCTTGAAGTCGCGAGCGACCGCTTCAATCTCGGGGTAGGAACTTCGGTACGCGGGACATGTCAAACAGCCACCGACGATCACGGTGTACTTCGACTGCATGACGCTTTTAACGGGCACTAGCTCCCGATCAACGTTGTAGACCTTCAGGTCGGCAGGGATTTCGGTTCCGATAGGAAACTTCTCTTGAAACTCGATGTCACGCGGACGAACGCGATCGCGAGGCCCGCCGCCCCGCGACGCCTGACCGCCACGCTGGCCACCTTGTCTACGCCCCAGACCGGGGCGACGTTGTCCCGGTCCATAACCACGTTGTCCACTACCACGTGGACCTTGGCCAAACTCTTGGCCTTCTTGCCTTGGGTCCTGCGGAGGCTGTGCTTGCAACGTACCCGAAATCAGCACGATGGCTATACAAGTCGCGAAGCTGTACAGGACTTGAATGATGGAACGTTTCATGGATGGCTCTTCGTTTTAGTCGGTTGATTTTTTGCTGGCTGGGAATACGGAATGGAACCTCGTCGCTACGGGCGTCGGCCTTGAGTCGGCTTGTTCAGCGGAGCGTCGCCAGTCGGATTCAGTTGGTTGCGTCGAAACTGCGACGCCAATACAAGTCGCTCGGCGCGGTCAAGCTTGCCATCTTTGTTGGCGTCGGCGATGGCAAAGGCTTTCTGCATATGCTCGGGCAATTCGGACTTGTCGAGCGAGCCGTCCTGGTCCTCGTCAAAGGCCATGAGTTGCTCGGCAAATTCAGCATCAGCTTGCGCAGGATCGCCGCCGCGACCACCACCACCGCCGGGACGTTCGCCCCCGGATGGCCCGCCCCCAGATGGTCCGCCTCCACCAGGTCGCCCGCCACCCTGCATCGCACCACGGGGGCCTCCGCGACTTTGCCCTTGCCGATTCGGTTGCTGGCCCGCCCCGCTTGGACGCAATTCTTCGGCCGTCAGCTTTCCATCGCGGTTTTGATCAAGCTTTCGCAAGGCAACGGTTGCCGCGTCGATCTCCATCGCCGACAGTTCGCCATCACCATCGGCATCAAAGATGCGAAGGAGTGGTGGTGTTTGCTGACCGCGGCCTTGCGAGTTGGGGCCACCCATCCCTTGTCCGCGTCCGCCCGGTCCACCTCCTTGGCCAAAACGAGCACCCGGAGGCTGCGCGTTGGCAAGTGAATCGTTTAGCAACAAAGCCAAAGCACAGAAAACAATGAGCAACGACAGACGCTTCATGACTAGTCCCAAGGAAGTTTCAATGAGGAGGGTTCACAGCCTTAAACCCCACGCCTGAGAAACATCTAC carries:
- a CDS encoding TlpA family protein disulfide reductase: MKRSIIQVLYSFATCIAIVLISGTLQAQPPQDPRQEGQEFGQGPRGSGQRGYGPGQRRPGLGRRQGGQRGGQASRGGGPRDRVRPRDIEFQEKFPIGTEIPADLKVYNVDRELVPVKSVMQSKYTVIVGGCLTCPAYRSSYPEIEAVARDFKDRGVDFYFLYQSLAHPENWGFVQPSSIEDRFAQVDHAKELLRTQIPWLTDPMDNQMKTYFMGTPNSQFVFDSSGKVVHRDSWGRGSSLRESLESLVGKPETLTTAVDLNLPRFERHLTPESEMLLERVSVEGKAVPLRVESGGKSNPVSALRSIEFNQSNRYVKLRPEADQQLIETRSGKLYLGFRQDPVLGASWNNLASPPEYKIVAEGATVSPATGHSKRLQVESDNEPREFLVDVKDWDADKPISVKIQYFACNKEKGWCKSVQQEFTVWLDEDKSAGMVNGRSHFPGGGGGARQGGQGRPGAGQRPGGR